A window of Cellulomonas fimi contains these coding sequences:
- a CDS encoding NfeD family protein, translating to MPDWLWWLSAALALGILEMLTLDLVFIMLAGGALAGALSASLGASVPVQFVVACATSALLLLALRPWLLRHLRGRKPLVETNAAALVGREAVVMSTVTVEGGRVKLAGEVWSARADAGTAIAPGTPVRVARIDGATAVVAPAGSGQPPVPGAAPAH from the coding sequence ATGCCGGACTGGCTGTGGTGGCTCAGCGCGGCGCTCGCGCTCGGCATCCTCGAGATGCTCACGCTCGACCTCGTCTTCATCATGCTCGCGGGCGGCGCCCTCGCCGGTGCGCTCTCGGCGAGTCTCGGCGCGTCGGTCCCGGTGCAGTTCGTGGTCGCGTGCGCGACGTCCGCCCTGCTGCTGCTCGCGCTCCGGCCCTGGCTGCTGCGCCACCTGCGCGGCCGCAAGCCGCTCGTCGAGACCAACGCGGCGGCCCTCGTCGGTCGTGAGGCCGTCGTCATGTCGACCGTCACGGTCGAGGGCGGCCGCGTGAAGCTCGCCGGCGAGGTGTGGAGCGCCCGCGCCGACGCGGGCACCGCGATCGCACCCGGCACGCCCGTCCGCGTCGCGCGCATCGACGGCGCGACCGCCGTCGTCGCCCCGGCCGGCTCCGGCCAGCCCCCCGTCCCCGGCGCGGCACCCGCGCACTGA
- the glgA gene encoding glycogen synthase, protein MRVDLLTREYPPHVYGGAGVHVAGLTRVLRQKVDVRVHAFDGPRDEPGVQGYTVPGGLEQANAALQTLGVDLEMVDAVGRVGDDGVASSIVHSHTWYANLAGHLASLLHGLPHVVTAHSLEPLRPWKAEQLGGGYAISSWAERTAYEAAAAVIAVSGGMRADILRAYPAVDPSRVHVVHNGIDLDGWRRPTGDEDVAQAEATVRALGIDPTRPAVVFVGRITRQKGLPYFLRAAERLPADVQLVLCAGAPDTPQIAAEVEGLVAQLREKRSGVVWIDRMLPRADVVAILAHGTVFVCPSVYEPLGIVNLEAMAVGLPVVGTATGGIPEVIVDGVTGTLVPIDQVQDGTGTPVDPDRFVGDLADALNALVADPDRAAAWGRAARRRVEDHFSWEAIGERTLTVYRDVLG, encoded by the coding sequence GTGCGTGTCGACCTGCTGACCCGCGAGTACCCGCCGCACGTCTACGGCGGTGCCGGGGTCCACGTCGCGGGGCTGACCCGCGTGCTGCGCCAGAAGGTCGACGTCCGGGTCCACGCCTTCGACGGGCCGCGCGACGAGCCGGGGGTCCAGGGGTACACCGTCCCCGGCGGTCTGGAGCAGGCGAACGCCGCCCTGCAGACGCTCGGCGTCGACCTCGAGATGGTCGACGCGGTCGGCCGGGTCGGTGACGACGGCGTCGCGAGCTCGATCGTGCACTCGCACACCTGGTACGCGAACCTCGCCGGCCACCTCGCGTCGCTCCTGCACGGCCTGCCGCACGTGGTCACCGCGCACAGCCTGGAGCCGTTGCGGCCGTGGAAGGCCGAGCAGCTCGGCGGCGGCTACGCGATCTCGTCGTGGGCCGAGCGGACCGCGTACGAGGCGGCCGCGGCGGTCATCGCGGTGTCGGGCGGCATGCGCGCGGACATCCTGCGCGCGTACCCGGCCGTCGACCCGTCGCGCGTCCACGTCGTGCACAACGGCATCGACCTCGACGGCTGGCGACGCCCGACGGGCGACGAGGACGTCGCGCAGGCCGAGGCGACCGTGCGCGCCCTCGGCATCGACCCGACGCGTCCGGCCGTCGTGTTCGTCGGTCGCATCACGCGCCAGAAGGGCCTGCCGTACTTCCTCCGGGCCGCGGAGCGCCTGCCCGCCGACGTGCAGCTCGTGCTGTGCGCGGGTGCGCCCGACACGCCGCAGATCGCCGCCGAGGTCGAGGGGCTCGTCGCGCAGCTGCGCGAGAAGCGGTCCGGCGTCGTGTGGATCGACCGGATGCTGCCGCGGGCGGACGTCGTCGCGATCCTCGCGCACGGCACGGTGTTCGTCTGCCCGTCCGTCTACGAGCCGCTCGGCATCGTCAACCTCGAGGCCATGGCCGTCGGGCTGCCCGTGGTCGGCACGGCCACGGGCGGCATCCCGGAGGTCATCGTCGACGGCGTGACCGGCACGCTCGTGCCGATCGACCAGGTGCAGGACGGCACCGGCACGCCCGTCGACCCCGACCGGTTCGTGGGCGACCTCGCCGACGCCCTGAACGCGCTCGTCGCGGACCCCGACCGCGCCGCCGCGTGGGGGCGCGCGGCACGCCGGCGCGTCGAGGACCACTTCTCCTGGGAGGCGATCGGCGAGCGCACGCTCACCGTCTACCGCGACGTCCTCGGCTGA
- a CDS encoding ABC transporter ATP-binding protein has translation MTDVLDLQAVTIRRGTTTILDEVSWTVREGERWVVLGRNGAGKTTMLQVASGRMHPSEGTADVLGSRLGRVDVFELRPRVGLSSAALADRIPSGETVRDVVLTAAYGVTGRWRESYEELDEQRAADLLRAFGVERLADRFFGTLSEGERKRVQIARSLMTDPELLLLDEPAAGLDLGGREELVAALSELAADPRSPVLVLVTHHVEEIPPGFTHLLLLRDGRVHAAGPLDEVLTAENLSGAFGLELAVDHVGGRWAARAAR, from the coding sequence ATGACCGACGTGCTCGACCTGCAGGCCGTGACGATCCGCCGGGGGACGACGACGATCCTCGACGAGGTGTCCTGGACGGTCCGCGAGGGCGAGCGCTGGGTGGTGCTCGGCCGCAACGGCGCCGGGAAGACGACGATGCTGCAGGTCGCGTCGGGTCGCATGCACCCCTCGGAGGGCACCGCCGACGTCCTCGGCTCGCGGCTGGGCCGGGTCGACGTGTTCGAGCTGCGGCCCCGCGTCGGGCTGTCGAGCGCGGCGCTCGCGGACCGGATCCCGTCGGGCGAGACCGTGCGCGACGTCGTGCTGACCGCCGCGTACGGCGTGACGGGCCGCTGGCGCGAGTCGTACGAGGAGCTCGACGAGCAGCGCGCCGCGGACCTGCTGCGCGCGTTCGGCGTCGAGCGGCTCGCGGACCGGTTCTTCGGCACGCTGAGCGAGGGCGAGCGCAAGCGCGTCCAGATCGCGCGCTCGCTCATGACCGACCCCGAGCTGCTGCTGCTCGACGAGCCCGCGGCCGGCCTGGACCTCGGCGGTCGCGAGGAGCTCGTGGCGGCGCTGTCGGAGCTCGCGGCGGACCCGCGCTCGCCCGTCCTGGTGCTGGTGACGCACCACGTCGAGGAGATCCCGCCGGGGTTCACGCACCTGCTGCTGCTGCGCGACGGCCGCGTGCACGCCGCCGGCCCGCTCGACGAGGTGCTCACCGCGGAGAACCTGTCCGGCGCGTTCGGCCTCGAGCTCGCCGTGGACCACGTCGGGGGACGCTGGGCGGCGCGCGCGGCACGCTGA
- a CDS encoding ABC transporter ATP-binding protein: MSGQERPAPAADPAVPTARPGQAVAVPRRPPRGGPGPMGGMGMPGEKSMDFRGSGKRFLTELRPERVPLVAVLVLGVASVVLAVIGPKLLGNATNLIFDGWIGGQLPAGLTKQQAIDGLRAQGQDQFADMLQGTAVVPGQGVDFTQLRNLLLVVVAVYVGSFLFGWLQGRITAGVVQRTVYRLRERVEQKLSRLPLSYVDGQPRGELLSRVTNDIDNVAQSLQQTLSQLITSVLTVVGVLVMMFWISPLLAVVALVTVPLSVMVAGAIAKRSRPQFIDQWAWTGKLNAHIEEMFTGHALVTVFGRQHEAAQTFDERNEALYQASFKAQYISGIIQPALGFLANLNYLVVAVVGGLRVASGAMSIGDVQAFIQYSRQFTQPITQIASMANLLQSGVASAERVFQLLDAPEQTPDPSPATALDRPVRGRVTFEHVAFRYEPGKPLIDDLSIVAEPGATIAIVGPTGAGKTTLVNLLMRFYEVDAGRITLDGVDTRDLTRDELRSQMGMVLQDTWLFGGTLAENIAYGVDSATHEEIVAAAQATHVDRFVRTLPDGYDTKVDDEGANVSAGEKQLLTIARAFLADPAILILDEATSSVDTRTEVLVQQAMNALRAGRTSFVIAHRLSTIRDADTILVMEHGSIVEQGSHDELLAADGAYARLYASQFAAAVTADE, encoded by the coding sequence GTGAGCGGCCAGGAACGCCCTGCCCCGGCCGCCGACCCGGCGGTCCCCACGGCGCGTCCCGGGCAGGCCGTGGCCGTGCCGCGCCGGCCCCCGCGCGGCGGCCCGGGCCCCATGGGCGGCATGGGCATGCCCGGCGAGAAGTCCATGGACTTCCGTGGCTCCGGCAAGCGGTTCCTCACCGAGCTCCGGCCCGAGCGCGTCCCGCTCGTCGCCGTGCTCGTGCTCGGCGTCGCGTCCGTCGTGCTCGCCGTCATCGGCCCCAAGCTGCTCGGCAACGCGACGAACCTCATCTTCGACGGCTGGATCGGCGGGCAGCTGCCCGCGGGCCTCACCAAGCAGCAGGCGATCGACGGGCTGCGCGCGCAGGGGCAGGACCAGTTCGCCGACATGCTCCAGGGCACCGCCGTGGTCCCCGGTCAGGGCGTCGACTTCACGCAGCTGCGCAACCTCCTGCTGGTCGTCGTGGCCGTCTACGTCGGCTCGTTCCTGTTCGGCTGGCTCCAGGGGCGCATCACCGCGGGCGTCGTGCAGCGCACCGTCTACCGGTTGCGCGAGCGTGTCGAGCAGAAGCTCTCCAGGCTGCCGCTCTCCTACGTCGACGGGCAGCCGCGCGGCGAGCTGCTCAGCCGCGTCACCAACGACATCGACAACGTCGCGCAGTCGCTGCAGCAGACGTTGTCGCAGCTCATCACGTCGGTCCTGACCGTCGTCGGCGTGCTCGTCATGATGTTCTGGATCTCGCCGCTGCTCGCGGTCGTCGCGCTCGTCACCGTGCCGCTGTCCGTGATGGTCGCCGGTGCGATCGCGAAGCGCTCGCGGCCGCAGTTCATCGACCAGTGGGCGTGGACCGGCAAGCTCAACGCGCACATCGAGGAGATGTTCACCGGGCACGCGCTCGTCACCGTGTTCGGCCGGCAGCACGAGGCCGCGCAGACGTTCGACGAGCGCAACGAGGCGCTGTACCAGGCGTCGTTCAAGGCGCAGTACATCTCGGGGATCATCCAGCCCGCGCTCGGCTTCCTCGCGAACCTCAACTACCTCGTGGTCGCCGTCGTCGGCGGGCTGCGGGTCGCGTCGGGCGCCATGAGCATCGGCGACGTGCAGGCGTTCATCCAGTACAGCCGTCAGTTCACGCAGCCGATCACGCAGATCGCGTCGATGGCGAACCTCCTGCAGTCCGGGGTCGCGTCGGCCGAGCGGGTCTTCCAGCTGCTCGACGCGCCCGAGCAGACGCCCGACCCGTCGCCCGCGACCGCACTCGACCGACCCGTGCGCGGGCGCGTCACGTTCGAGCACGTCGCGTTCCGGTACGAGCCCGGGAAGCCGCTCATCGACGACCTGTCGATCGTCGCCGAGCCCGGCGCGACCATCGCGATCGTCGGCCCGACCGGCGCGGGCAAGACGACGCTCGTCAACCTGCTCATGCGGTTCTACGAGGTCGACGCAGGGCGCATCACGCTCGACGGCGTCGACACGCGCGACCTGACGCGCGACGAGCTGCGTTCGCAGATGGGCATGGTCCTGCAGGACACGTGGCTGTTCGGCGGGACGCTGGCCGAGAACATCGCCTACGGCGTCGACTCCGCGACGCACGAGGAGATCGTCGCCGCCGCGCAGGCCACGCACGTCGACCGGTTCGTGCGGACGCTGCCCGACGGGTACGACACGAAGGTCGACGACGAGGGCGCCAACGTGTCGGCGGGGGAGAAGCAGCTGCTCACCATCGCGCGCGCGTTCCTCGCCGACCCGGCGATCCTCATCCTCGACGAGGCGACGTCGTCCGTGGACACCCGCACCGAGGTGCTCGTGCAGCAGGCGATGAACGCGCTGCGCGCCGGACGGACGTCGTTCGTCATCGCGCACCGTCTCTCGACCATCCGCGACGCCGACACCATCCTCGTGATGGAGCACGGGTCGATCGTCGAGCAGGGCTCGCACGACGAGCTGCTCGCCGCCGACGGCGCGTACGCGCGGCTGTACGCGAGCCAGTTCGCCGCCGCGGTGACCGCCGACGAGTGA
- a CDS encoding SDR family oxidoreductase: MTDQTTPQDPRSQQPGEDAQSPEQIPHPGLTRQMDHKPDHGEESYQGADRLAGKRALITGADSGIGRAVALAFAREGADVVLSYLPEEEADAKETARLVEEAGRRAVHAPGDIRDEATCTELVETAVRELGGIDVLVNNAAYQMAQEDGLLGITTEQLDRVFKTNLYALFWITKAAVPHMEPGSSIINTSSIQAEQPSPQLLDYATTKAGILNFTRGLAQQLGEKGIRVNAVCPGPIWTPLIPATMDPEKVDSFGSDTPLGRAGQPAELAPAYVFLASQESSYVSGDYIAVTGGKPL, encoded by the coding sequence ATGACGGACCAGACGACCCCCCAGGACCCCCGCTCGCAGCAGCCCGGTGAGGACGCGCAGTCGCCGGAGCAGATCCCGCACCCCGGCCTCACGCGCCAGATGGACCACAAGCCCGACCACGGCGAGGAGTCGTACCAGGGCGCCGACCGGCTCGCGGGCAAGCGCGCGCTCATCACGGGCGCCGACTCCGGGATCGGGCGGGCCGTCGCGCTCGCGTTCGCCCGGGAGGGCGCCGACGTCGTGCTGTCCTACCTCCCCGAGGAGGAGGCGGACGCGAAGGAGACCGCGCGGCTCGTCGAGGAGGCCGGGCGACGTGCCGTGCACGCACCCGGCGACATCCGCGACGAGGCGACGTGCACCGAGCTCGTCGAGACCGCGGTGCGCGAGCTCGGCGGCATCGACGTCCTCGTGAACAACGCGGCGTACCAGATGGCGCAGGAGGACGGCCTGCTCGGCATCACGACCGAGCAGCTCGACCGCGTCTTCAAGACCAACCTGTACGCGCTGTTCTGGATCACCAAGGCCGCCGTGCCGCACATGGAGCCCGGCTCGTCGATCATCAACACGAGCTCGATCCAGGCCGAGCAGCCGAGCCCGCAGCTCCTCGACTACGCGACCACGAAGGCCGGCATCCTCAACTTCACGCGCGGCCTCGCGCAGCAGCTCGGGGAGAAGGGCATCCGCGTCAACGCCGTGTGCCCGGGGCCGATCTGGACGCCGCTCATCCCCGCGACGATGGACCCCGAGAAGGTCGACTCGTTCGGCTCCGACACGCCGCTCGGCCGCGCGGGGCAGCCCGCGGAGCTCGCGCCCGCGTACGTGTTCCTCGCGTCGCAGGAGTCGAGCTACGTGAGCGGCGACTACATCGCGGTGACCGGCGGCAAGCCGCTCTGA
- a CDS encoding SPFH domain-containing protein has product MDDTTNVGTIALYLVLGLVLLFVVVALVRSVRIVPQTVAIIVERLGRYSRTLDAGLHLLIPFVDRVRAGVDLREQVVSFPPQPVITSDNLVVSIDTVIYFQVTDPKSAVYEIANYITGIEQLTVTTLRNVIGSMDLEQTLTSRDQINGQLRGVLDEATGRWGIRVNRVELKAIDPPASVQGSMEQQMRAERDRRAAILTAEGVKQSQILTAEGEKQAAILRAEGAAQAAILTAEGEARAILQVFDAVHRGDADPKLLAYQYLQILPKIAQSPSSKMWFLPSELTGALGQLARGFSGVGDTGGPSRPAGESPLGEDLPPVALTDPAEALAEARRESAAATADATSAGTLSGRPFDPSVELGQRPGGGAVPPPLQKPATPPTPEEPTA; this is encoded by the coding sequence TTGGACGACACGACGAACGTGGGCACGATCGCCCTCTACCTGGTGCTCGGCCTCGTCCTGCTGTTCGTCGTCGTCGCGCTGGTGCGCTCGGTGCGGATCGTGCCGCAGACCGTCGCGATCATCGTCGAGCGCCTCGGCCGGTACTCGCGGACGCTCGACGCCGGCCTGCACCTGCTGATCCCGTTCGTCGACCGCGTGCGTGCGGGCGTCGACCTGCGCGAGCAGGTCGTGTCGTTCCCGCCGCAGCCCGTGATCACGTCGGACAACCTCGTGGTGAGCATCGACACGGTCATCTACTTCCAGGTCACCGACCCGAAGTCGGCGGTCTACGAGATCGCGAACTACATCACCGGCATCGAGCAGCTCACCGTCACGACGCTCCGCAACGTCATCGGGTCGATGGACCTCGAGCAGACGCTCACCAGCCGTGACCAGATCAACGGCCAGCTGCGCGGCGTGCTCGACGAGGCGACCGGCCGCTGGGGGATCCGCGTCAACCGCGTCGAGCTCAAGGCCATCGACCCGCCCGCCTCGGTGCAGGGCTCGATGGAGCAGCAGATGCGCGCCGAGCGTGACCGTCGTGCCGCGATCCTCACCGCCGAGGGCGTCAAGCAGTCGCAGATCCTCACGGCCGAGGGCGAGAAGCAGGCCGCGATCCTGCGGGCCGAGGGTGCCGCGCAGGCCGCGATCCTCACCGCCGAGGGCGAGGCGCGCGCGATCCTCCAGGTGTTCGACGCGGTGCACCGCGGCGACGCCGACCCGAAGCTCCTGGCGTACCAGTACCTGCAGATCCTGCCGAAGATCGCGCAGAGCCCGTCGAGCAAGATGTGGTTCCTGCCGTCGGAGCTGACCGGTGCCCTCGGCCAGCTGGCGCGCGGGTTCAGCGGTGTCGGCGACACCGGCGGCCCGTCGCGGCCCGCGGGTGAGTCGCCGCTCGGCGAGGACCTGCCGCCCGTCGCGCTGACCGACCCGGCCGAGGCCCTGGCCGAGGCGCGGCGCGAGTCCGCGGCCGCGACGGCGGACGCCACGAGCGCGGGCACGCTCAGCGGGCGCCCGTTCGACCCGTCGGTCGAGCTCGGCCAGCGGCCGGGCGGCGGCGCGGTCCCGCCGCCGCTGCAGAAGCCCGCGACGCCGCCGACCCCCGAGGAGCCGACGGCCTGA
- a CDS encoding ABC transporter ATP-binding protein, with the protein MLVTLLRHHLRPYRSAVVAVVVLQLVQTLATLYLPSLNARIIDDGVATGDTGEILRLGGVMLAVSLVQVVCAVAAVYFGAKAAMAFGRDVRGRLFDHVQTFSAQEIGHFGAPTLITRTTNDVQQVQMVVLFTFTLMIVAPIMLVGGVVMALQEDVGLSGILLFAVPVLAAVIAAIVVRMVPYFRSMQKRIDAINRVLREQISGIRVVRAFVREERESRRFAAANTDLFDTSLRVGRLMALMFPAVMLVLNVTSVGVLWFGGQRVDAGEMQIGALTAFLSYIAYILMAVMMSTMMFVMFPRAVVSAERIGEVLSTTTSVKPPTSPVALPQGPTSRPGLVELRGVEFRYPGAEEAVLHGVDLVAEPGRTTAIIGSTGSGKTTLLNLVPRLFDATGGAVLLDGVDVRDLDPDVLWTQVGLVPQKPYLFSGTVRSNLEFGRPGATDDELWHALEVAQARGFVEELPEGLDAPIAQGGTNVSGGQRQRLAIARALVRRPHVYLFDDSFSALDYATDAALRAALVPETRDATVLVVAQRVATIRHADRIVVLEEGAVVGVGTHHELLETSETYREIVYSQVSAEEAA; encoded by the coding sequence GTGCTCGTCACGCTCCTGCGCCACCACCTGAGGCCGTACCGCTCCGCCGTCGTCGCGGTCGTCGTCCTGCAGCTGGTCCAGACGCTCGCCACGCTCTACCTGCCCAGCCTCAACGCGCGCATCATCGACGACGGCGTCGCCACCGGCGACACGGGGGAGATCCTGCGGCTCGGCGGCGTCATGCTCGCCGTGAGCCTCGTCCAGGTGGTGTGTGCGGTCGCCGCCGTCTACTTCGGCGCGAAGGCCGCGATGGCGTTCGGCCGCGACGTGCGCGGCCGGCTGTTCGACCACGTCCAGACGTTCTCCGCGCAGGAGATCGGCCACTTCGGCGCGCCGACGCTCATCACGCGCACGACCAACGACGTGCAGCAGGTCCAGATGGTCGTGCTGTTCACGTTCACCCTGATGATCGTCGCGCCGATCATGCTCGTCGGCGGCGTCGTCATGGCGCTCCAGGAGGACGTCGGGCTGTCGGGGATCCTGCTGTTCGCCGTGCCCGTGCTCGCGGCCGTGATCGCGGCGATCGTCGTGCGGATGGTGCCCTACTTCCGGTCGATGCAGAAGCGGATCGACGCGATCAACCGCGTGCTGCGCGAGCAGATCAGCGGCATTCGCGTCGTGCGGGCGTTCGTCCGCGAGGAGCGCGAGTCACGACGGTTCGCGGCCGCGAACACCGACCTCTTCGACACCTCGCTGCGCGTCGGGCGCCTCATGGCGCTGATGTTCCCCGCGGTCATGCTCGTGCTGAACGTGACGAGCGTCGGGGTGCTGTGGTTCGGCGGCCAGCGCGTCGACGCGGGGGAGATGCAGATCGGGGCGCTCACCGCGTTCCTGTCGTACATCGCCTACATCCTCATGGCGGTCATGATGTCGACGATGATGTTCGTGATGTTCCCGCGGGCGGTCGTCTCCGCGGAGCGCATCGGCGAGGTGCTCTCGACGACGACCAGCGTGAAGCCGCCGACCTCGCCCGTCGCCCTCCCGCAGGGTCCGACCTCGCGACCGGGGCTCGTCGAGCTGCGCGGGGTCGAGTTCCGGTACCCCGGGGCCGAGGAGGCCGTGCTGCACGGCGTCGACCTGGTCGCCGAGCCGGGCCGGACCACCGCGATCATCGGCTCGACCGGCTCCGGCAAGACGACGCTGCTGAACCTCGTCCCGCGCCTCTTCGACGCGACCGGCGGCGCCGTCCTGCTCGACGGCGTCGACGTCCGCGACCTCGACCCCGACGTGCTGTGGACGCAGGTCGGGCTCGTCCCGCAGAAGCCGTACCTGTTCTCGGGCACGGTGCGCAGCAACCTCGAGTTCGGGCGTCCCGGCGCGACCGACGACGAGCTCTGGCACGCGCTGGAGGTCGCGCAGGCGCGCGGGTTCGTCGAGGAGCTGCCCGAGGGCCTCGACGCGCCGATCGCGCAGGGCGGCACGAACGTGTCCGGCGGGCAGCGGCAGCGGCTCGCCATCGCGCGCGCCCTCGTCAGACGCCCGCACGTGTACCTGTTCGACGACTCGTTCTCGGCGCTCGACTACGCGACCGACGCCGCGCTGCGGGCCGCGCTCGTCCCGGAGACCCGCGACGCGACCGTCCTCGTCGTCGCGCAGCGGGTCGCGACCATCCGGCACGCGGACCGCATCGTCGTGCTCGAGGAGGGCGCCGTCGTCGGCGTCGGCACCCACCACGAGCTGCTGGAGACGTCGGAGACCTACCGCGAGATCGTCTACTCGCAGGTGAGCGCGGAGGAGGCGGCGTGA
- a CDS encoding MFS transporter — MTPSHPRLRRDRFTVALYGCFVVWGWLLYSFNPSVPLLADDLDLTGAQAGLHGTAMAAGAILTAFLTPRSVRARGRRWTLLASCVVVVAGTTVLLTAGTLAVSLLGMFVLAIGGNLAISSAQPGLAQHHGPAASAAVTEANGVGSGVGLVGPLAVGACVAAGFGWRPAVAVTALLAVVTALLVARQPVGGAMTPAERAALADATPVPDVPAVEVAVAPSRRPGAPTWWFLAAIVAAIALENATTYWATDLVREQTGAGAGIAAATTAGLVAGMTAVRFVVAPLSLRVRPALLLVVAFGVAIVGWAILWTATVPGVALAGLVVAGFGYGAQYPLSIALLLAAAPGQGDRAQARATLAGGIAIGVAPFALGALADVVGAHTAFVVVPVIAVVGAVASWVGGSALRREASRPVEVDTATAPVR; from the coding sequence ATGACCCCCTCCCACCCGCGGCTCCGGCGCGACCGCTTCACCGTCGCGCTGTACGGCTGCTTCGTCGTGTGGGGGTGGCTGCTCTACTCGTTCAACCCGAGCGTGCCGCTGCTCGCCGACGACCTCGACCTCACGGGTGCGCAGGCGGGTCTGCACGGCACCGCGATGGCGGCGGGCGCGATCCTCACCGCGTTCCTCACCCCGCGCTCGGTGCGCGCACGCGGGCGCCGCTGGACGCTGCTCGCGTCGTGCGTCGTCGTGGTCGCCGGCACGACCGTCCTGCTCACGGCGGGGACGCTCGCGGTGAGCCTGCTCGGCATGTTCGTGCTCGCGATCGGCGGCAACCTCGCGATCAGCTCCGCGCAGCCCGGGCTCGCGCAGCACCACGGACCCGCGGCGTCGGCGGCGGTCACCGAGGCGAACGGCGTCGGGTCGGGCGTGGGGCTCGTCGGGCCGCTCGCGGTGGGGGCGTGCGTCGCCGCCGGGTTCGGCTGGCGGCCCGCCGTCGCCGTCACCGCGCTGCTCGCGGTCGTCACCGCGCTGCTCGTCGCGCGGCAGCCCGTCGGGGGAGCGATGACGCCCGCGGAGCGTGCCGCGCTCGCCGACGCGACGCCCGTGCCCGACGTGCCGGCGGTCGAGGTGGCCGTCGCACCGAGCCGGCGCCCGGGCGCGCCGACGTGGTGGTTCCTCGCGGCGATCGTCGCGGCGATCGCGCTGGAGAACGCGACGACGTACTGGGCGACCGACCTCGTGCGCGAGCAGACGGGAGCCGGCGCGGGCATCGCCGCCGCGACCACCGCCGGGCTCGTCGCCGGCATGACGGCCGTGCGGTTCGTCGTCGCGCCGCTGTCGCTGCGCGTGCGCCCCGCACTGCTGCTCGTCGTCGCCTTCGGCGTGGCGATCGTCGGGTGGGCGATCCTGTGGACCGCGACCGTGCCCGGCGTCGCGCTCGCGGGTCTGGTGGTCGCCGGGTTCGGGTACGGCGCGCAGTACCCCCTGTCGATCGCCCTGCTGCTCGCCGCGGCGCCCGGTCAGGGGGACCGGGCGCAGGCCCGGGCGACCCTCGCGGGCGGCATCGCGATCGGCGTCGCGCCGTTCGCGCTCGGTGCGCTCGCGGACGTCGTCGGCGCGCACACGGCGTTCGTCGTCGTGCCGGTGATCGCCGTCGTGGGGGCGGTCGCGAGCTGGGTCGGCGGGTCCGCGCTGCGGCGCGAGGCATCCCGACCCGTCGAGGTGGACACCGCGACCGCTCCGGTTCGATAA
- the glgC gene encoding glucose-1-phosphate adenylyltransferase: MAAPRVLAIVLAGGEGKRLMPLTAHRAKPAVPFGGIYRLVDFALSNVINSRYLHVIVLTQYKSHSLDRHVSKTWRMSPLLGNYVAAVPAQQRVGKHWYLGSADAIYQCLNIIEDERPDIVVVVGADHVYRMDFSQMVEAHRESGAELTVAAIRQPIAEADQFGVIETHPNDPTKIAAFREKPSDPVGLVDSPNEILASMGNYVANTDALVRAVTEDAENPTSRHDMGGDIVPAFVERGTAAVYDFIRNDVPGSTPRDRDYWRDVGTIEAFYEANTDLISIEPVFNLYNDEWPLYTGYTGLPPAKFVHAGAGRLGHAADSIVSPGVLVSGATVSGSVISPGVRLHSWAQVTDSVLMDDVHVHRYAQVHRAIIDKNVVVPERARIGLDRDHDLARGFTITESGITVVPKGAVVSD, from the coding sequence ATGGCAGCGCCGCGCGTCCTCGCAATCGTCCTCGCAGGTGGAGAGGGCAAACGACTCATGCCGCTGACGGCGCACCGCGCGAAGCCCGCCGTCCCGTTCGGTGGCATCTACCGGCTCGTCGACTTCGCCCTGTCGAACGTCATCAACTCCCGGTACCTGCACGTCATCGTGCTCACCCAGTACAAGTCGCACAGCCTCGACCGGCACGTGTCGAAGACGTGGCGCATGTCGCCGCTCCTGGGCAACTACGTGGCCGCGGTGCCCGCGCAGCAGCGCGTCGGCAAGCACTGGTACCTGGGGTCCGCGGACGCCATCTACCAGTGCCTCAACATCATCGAGGACGAGCGTCCCGACATCGTCGTCGTGGTCGGCGCGGACCACGTGTACCGGATGGACTTCTCGCAGATGGTCGAGGCGCACCGGGAGTCCGGCGCCGAGCTCACCGTCGCGGCGATCCGCCAGCCGATCGCCGAGGCCGACCAGTTCGGCGTCATCGAGACGCACCCGAACGACCCGACCAAGATCGCGGCGTTCCGCGAGAAGCCGAGCGACCCGGTCGGTCTCGTGGACTCGCCGAACGAGATCCTCGCGTCGATGGGCAACTACGTCGCGAACACCGACGCGCTCGTGCGGGCCGTCACCGAGGACGCCGAGAACCCGACGTCGCGGCACGACATGGGCGGCGACATCGTCCCGGCCTTCGTCGAGCGCGGCACGGCCGCGGTCTACGACTTCATCCGCAACGACGTGCCCGGCTCGACGCCGCGCGACCGCGACTACTGGCGGGACGTCGGGACGATCGAGGCGTTCTACGAGGCGAACACCGACCTCATCTCGATCGAGCCGGTGTTCAACCTCTACAACGACGAGTGGCCGCTCTACACCGGCTACACGGGCCTGCCGCCGGCCAAGTTCGTGCACGCCGGCGCCGGTCGTCTCGGCCACGCGGCCGACTCGATCGTCTCCCCCGGCGTCCTCGTCTCCGGCGCGACCGTGTCCGGCTCGGTCATCTCCCCCGGGGTGCGCCTGCACTCGTGGGCGCAGGTCACCGACTCCGTGCTCATGGACGACGTGCACGTGCACCGCTACGCGCAGGTGCACCGCGCGATCATCGACAAGAACGTCGTCGTGCCGGAGCGCGCGCGCATCGGCCTCGACCGCGATCACGACCTCGCGCGCGGCTTCACGATCACCGAGTCGGGCATCACGGTCGTCCCGAAGGGCGCGGTCGTCAGCGACTGA